The genomic window tcaatttgaaCTTACTGCTATGCCAAGGGCAGTACTGGTGCAAAAGAGGTAAAGGAAGGTCCCCAACAATTTCAAAACTGTAATAGCATTGATGCTTCTGAAGTCAAGTGATTGAACTGAATTGAAAAGAACAATAGATGTAGCATCATTTACTACTCCTTCGCCAAACACAATGCTGTAAAGAAAAGGCGTTTCATCTTGACTCAGAACCTTCGtcacaaaaggaaaagaaaggcattaaaatatcaacatataaattttgttatgtAAATTTATTATGTTTAAGCTGAGGTTAGAATATTATATACCTGTAATGTACAAACTGAGTCAGTTGCTGACAATATGGCCCCAATGGCTTCACCATTCACGAACAATCAGAAACGGAAGACGATGATTAGATTGAGAgagaaagataaagatataCAGAAGTTGCTTTTAAATATAGACCGTCTCACCTAGATGATCTTTTATGTCGAGGTTAGTTATTCCAATCGTATTAAAGAGCAGAAAGGCACCTAGAGAAATTGAAGAAATAGAAAACTATGAGTATTTCTAGCAAATGTTTATCATCAGCTTTTGGCTTTTGAGGTTCAGAATATTGAAACAATTTGAAACTCGAGGGTTGCGAGAAAATGATCTTACCAAGAGATATAAGACAGAAAGAAATAACTGTTCCGAGGACTCCAAACAGAAGTATAGTAGTGAAATTCCTGAAGAACTGTTTCTTCTTGACTTGGAAACTGAAATggaattaaaaaattatgaagtaaataaataaagatatagAGAAGGATgatccaactcacttgtatagtTGTTCTGAGCTTAATATGGATGATCCCGTGGCTTCCCCCTCGTGAGTCGTGACCCAACAATAAAGTTACAGAAGGATGACATTTATCATACTTACCCGGCATTGAAAATGATTGGTGGAAGCAAGTAAAGAAAGAACAAGTCTTCGTTGAATATTAAAATCTCGGTACTATGGAATTTGGTCACCAACAATACCACCACTCCAGAACACAAACCCTGCATACAAGAATATTTTGAGATAGTATTACAAAGCTGCATAATTGTAAGtggagagaagatgaagaatgagTTGAGTTTGTACAAGAAGGAGAGAAGTGATGGATTCATTGGCCCATCGATTCTCTTCAAGAAGGTGGCCAACGATGATGCAAGCGCAAAGGAGTGCGAAGAATACACAAAGTGCAACTATTGCGCTTGTGCTCAGATATGAAGTTGAAGAATCAAGTGGTGAGGGTAACATAGCTATCTTAAGCCTTCACTCACGCAGGTTATGAATGagtaaacattttgtttttagatGATTATAAGAAAATGGAGTGAGTTTTTAATAATGTTAGTTCACTTGGTTCTATATACTACCAACTAAAATAACTGTCATATGTTTaagaatttgaatttcaataatTGAATGATGTGTGAAAATGGTGTGGGAGTTTGGTTGTTGAGCATGACAAGTAACAACCAgtcttatatttttgttttatttggttGAAATGAAATGTCTTTCAATATTAAGAGTCATCTAACAGTCTGATTTATGACTTGATGAAACAAACTTGATATTTTGTATCTCCTTTTCTTATTAATAATGTTACTACTTGTCACTCATAACTTGATGGCATTGATATTTCTATGCAAGTAGTTTTAGTTTGCTCCAAGATGCGACACAAAAGTGATTTATGGTTTGTGATCATACCGTAAATCTGTAACTTTGTGCAAGTTAAGAAGTTCTGCATCGAGTTCAGTATAATCATAACATTGAAAGGTTTGTGCACCTAAAAAAGTTCTGCCTCGAGTTCATTATTATCATAACATTGGAAGGTTTAAGCAGTTTTACACTCATTATGGAgatgaataattttattttgacatcgtcaatatgataaataatagataatgGATGGGTGGTTTAAGAATAAATAATAGACTCACGTTCGGACGCACCGGTATCCTGCTAGttccatacaaaaaaaaaagtgactaTGGTTCATACTTTAGTGATGGAGAAAAATACTAACTTAGTATCGTCTCGTATtaaatgtcatttatttatgCCATGTGATAAAATTCTTGATCATGCATGATGCATCACAAGTAGAGAATGGCTACAAATTAGAAAGAAGCATTGATAGGGAAGCTAGAAACAGTGCACAAGCGATTATAATAGTATAAGAAGTTACTATTCTTACCATATAATTGAATGATTAACTGTTTATCACATTAATGGCTTACATAGATACTACAACATTCTCAACTCTCTTCAGCTTCAAACTCAACTTTAGAGTGTGAAGCAGGTGAACAGATCTCCAGCTGTCTTCGGCTCTTCACACTAAGAAATTGGTGATCTTCTATACTCCATCATGTTGATATATGAATCTCGACTTAAAATAGCGAACAATGTTACATGATACAAAAATGTTGGCATACCCAGTTACAAAATTTCAAGACATGGCTACAGAATTGTCAATGATATAGCAGCAGAACGGAGTTTTACACCATCAGTGTCCCACTTGGACTGTGGTGCAGTTGCACCAGCAATAACAACCTATATAATAAAATGACacgataatttatttttctgtatTTTATGTTCTTTAAAATATAGAAATGATCAGCAGATATCACCGGTTTGGATCCCCTTATGTGTGGATTTCACATGAGGGGTCAAATAGGGGATCCACCGTCAAAATCCACGTGGGACAAATTCAACGAGTTTTAATGGTGAGATCCTCCACTTGACTGCCTCATGTGAAACACTCACCTAAGGTGGATTCAAATCATGTATCACCACAGAAATGAGAGAATTTGCTTTATTGGTAACTAGGTCGACTAGCGAGAGTTTGTGACACATGATATAATCCTGGCATTGTATACCTAACTTGATATGGATGTGTTAGTAAAGTGCATAGCAACAAACCTTTCCACCTCTTGCACCTGCCATCAATGCTAAGTGCAGATCATCTCTACCAAATTCATAGAAATAGTAAGTCCTGAAATTAGAAAAGTCGTCACTGATTTGGAATTTGGTGTAACAGAAAAGCTCAAAGTAGCAAGTCCAGATGACATAAAATTTGCTTAAAAGATTAATACACGTACAGAGGTTTCTAAACTAgcattttgacaaaaaaaaaaagaaggagaaAGCATATCCTGAAAGTGATTATTTATAGGCCAGATGTTCTTTTCTTGGataatttgtttcctttttaaaaaaataaaaaaggaaactaCTTTAGGTAGAAATAGTTCAAGTCAGTTGAAAATGAGCTTACCTAAAACCACTTTCTtccttaatttttattgatctTGCAGAGTATACTTTTGACCCTCCTGCATGTACATCGAGGGCGAAATGAGACACCGAAATCAAGAACTAGGAGTAAAGAGAAAGAGCAATGAAGTACTCACATTCATATCATTTACGTAACTAATTGTTAGGGAATAACAATCTATAGCATAAAGATAAACTTAGAGTAGAACTAACTTCATTACGAATCTACAAACTCATGCACAAGTTAAAACAAAATTGCACCTGGAATAAATAATTTTGCTGCTTCCTTCAAGGAGCCTAAACCGGTTATATCCTGAGCCTACTACAATGAAGAATATGTAAGTTCCTTCCTTGAGCTTAtatcaagaataaaaaacaggACTACTGGATCTAATCTATGTTACAGTGACTTGGGCATATTATAAATCCAACGGCGCTGATATATATACATGTTCTCCTTAGAGAATGACATTATGAGAGATTATGAAAACTAAAATTACACAAATCCCGATCTGTTGTCACAAATTACAAGGACATGATCAGTTTGTCCATAACTTATTTTACATAAGCGAGGAATTTAACATAAGAATCAAAAAGTTTGTAATCCCAGTCCAAGTTCTTGAAAACCAATAAAAGGAAAAGTTTGCAAAACGAACCAGCTAGCAAAATTCCTTGCTTATCTTATCTATTACCAAACACTCAGCCATGGTCAAAATTGTATACCTTAGACATAAAATGGAGGGTGAATATACATGTTTGTgtaagtaaaataaaatgtcCTCGACTGTCTTATTACCTCTAAGAAGGTGATTTTAAGCTGACTGGATGGCCGAGTAATAACATTCAGAACCGCTAATCTGTTACAGTCATGGACAAAAAAATACTTATGTTTCCTTCTAAACATATCTGTTTGTGCATAATAAGAAAATAGGAAGTTAAGAGTTTGATAGTACACATTACCCATCTGAAGACACAAACCGTGCTACAACTTCCTTCTCCTTTGCCCTGTCCCCATAAAGAGACATTCCGGCACTAAAATCCTAAAAGCAAATTGAAGATAAGCTCACTAAACTGAAAATTCCATATTGCTTCAATGTGATTTTGTATTTAAGACGCAAGTTCTTAAAAATGAATTCCAAAGGTTCATTAGACAGATCAATCAGCAATATATGGCTTTGACACTCATCTTGTTCAGTCAATCGCAGTCATTAGTTTGTAAAGTTAGTTTACAGCTAGTCACTGATGTTAGCTTTCTGTTAATTGAGGTTTATTATTGGACAAGATTCTGTTAATTGAGATGTTTAGTAAATTTCGCAAACAGTTAGCTGATTACTTGTAATCCtcacaattcaattcaatccaatgagaattgttttttttttttttttttttttttgcattctCCCTCAATTTGTCATTAGTTTGCATTCTAATTTTTTGCCgagttgagttaggcccaactcaATAGTCTaaaatggtatcagagtctcctCTGAGATGTTCCGCTATCAGGTTTTGCTATTGGACCACACATCATTTATATCCAtgtaccaagcccaatagtatTGGGCGTGAGGGTGTGAGTGgcgacaatcctcaccttacaagccggttgtATAGGATTGAGTTAGGTCCAAcccaaaattataagaaatagaGTATGAAAAGTGTTTCTATAGCTTCAATTTGCAAACTCTACGACCCTTTATGGCTAtatcatcaatccaaacatatcctaatgcaatatGCTGTTACTAAAATCTAACTATTATAGACACCCAAATTTGCATATTTAGgaaattatgattaaaaagCTATAAACTTGAATAGGaattttgatgattaatattaaGCAAAACAGAGTTTGGTGAATGAATTTACCTCTGGTTCCATAACATCTTGAAACTCTGGTGGGACTCGAATAGCGAAACCATTGCCAAAGAAACGGTACCAAGAAGTGGTGTTTTCAATGCTAGAAAGAATGGATtttggtgaagaagaagaagaagaagaagaagaaagttgagGTGAAGATAGAGCAGGTGGAGGAGTTAGGGAAATGGCAATGGAGAGTAAAGAAGTTTGGAGAATGAGATTGCGTTTGGAGGTGAGGTTATTGTTGAGGTTGCAAATTATAGGTTTTGAAGTGAAAGAGATGAAGGATTTGGAATTGGCAGTGCCACCAAGATTAAGAAGGGCCATGAAAGGAAGCACATGATGGATTGGAGAGACAATTATCATCACtgttttttgttattaaaagataggataggataatattaatatgatgatgtaaaatatcattttcttttatattttaagtttttttttattaaaaaagtgtttttttgacaaatttttaagtgaatttttAAATACCTATaaaggataaaaaaataaataagtgaataTAAGATGTTCATATAACTAACACAACTttgagtgaaagaaaaaaacaaaaaactaacaCCAACTCAAAAATATTATCTAGAAAGAaggaaaattattttaagagttatttatcatataattaataaaatttatacaaacattTGATTCATTTCAATGCATAAATCTTGTCTTCAAAGAAAATGTTATAGAAAAAGAGCTAGTCAAATATTATGACTAAATTTCTTTAAGATTATTTTTTCCAGACTCTTTTAACTGGACTATACTCATGTGAACTAATAGAATTATtgtttttaacataaaaaaataattaaatttgtatattaaaaataaaaatatatattagttatttttttatagataaacGAAATAACAAACTATTAAAAATTTACACATATAAACTGAGGTAGGATTTGTGTACTATATATTGATTTTAGGcctaattagtcttttggtcccttaaagatattttaggtttcgtAATAGtcccataaagaaaaaaatgtctggattggtcccttaaagacacatatgtttctcaattggtcatttccgttaatttttttataaaaaacgttagttttagttgactgaattgtggatgtcattaagtgtaactggtccaccaaaaaccttattaatttttaaaattttaaccagtggaattttttgttatatttggagttaaaatttaacgaaaaggaccaatatggaaaacatatatgtctttaagggaccaatccgaacctttttttctttaagggaccaacccggacatttttttatttaagggaccattgtaaaacctaaaatgtctttaagggaccaatagactaattaagccttgattttaatgaataataaagattttaatttaaatttttttttttaaaaaaaaaaagcgctTATTTTTAAAGGGGAAATTTGAAAATGAGTCATTGTGTATGTGGACTCAAAAATGAAAGACCACGTGGCTAATATACATTATCCACTTCGAAACACATCCACAAATTGGAACCACTCAAAAtctaaaccaaaatcaaaaaCTAACATGATGATGAGAATGATGtgtaacaacaacaacaacagagGAAGGAAATTCTCACACATTCCaaatcttcttcatcttcctcatgGGAACTCTTTCTCCAAACTCTCTTTCACCACTTCTTAACATCAAACCTTCACCTTCTCTTCAACCCAAATCAAATTCACTCGTTTGCTACAAACCCATTGTTTCATCTCTCAAAAAGAATCAAACTTTATCTCTAAAATCACCATCTCTTCCTTCATCTACAGCATGGTTCACTCATGCTCAACAGGGTCTTGCAGCTTTAGCTATTACCTTAGCACTTAACTTTAGCCCAGTTATGCTTAGTGGTGATGCATTGGCATCTGAATTTGATGTGATTAATGAAGGGCCACCTAAAGATTCTTATGTTGTTGATGATGCTGGTGTTCTTAGTAGAGTCACTAGGTCTGATTTGAAACGGTTGTTGACTGATTTGGAATCAAGGAAGAAATTTCATATCAATTTTATTACACTTAGAAAACTCAcggttagttagttagttagttagttagttagttacataATCATATgtcattgaattgaattgagtgTTAGTTATCTACATGCTGATGTTTAATGTTTATGTTGTTCACCAATAATAACATGCTAAGTAGTTATGTTTATAGACTGTATGGATAAACAGACAAATTAAGCACTTAGggctgtttggattgacttattttttagcttatgcgaaacagcttatgcaaataaataagcttttatgtattattataagcttttgaAGGTAGTCTATgagaaaacagcttataaagataaaatttttgttatgaattaacacaaaatttatttatttgcataagttattttcataagctcaaaaataagctaaatcCAAACGGCCCTTAATAGTATAcagggtccgtttggatttgcttatttttagcttatgcaaataaataagcttttaagtattattcataagcttgtcaaggtagtttatgaaaaaacaacttatgaagacacaatttttgttagtgagaacttatttatttgcataagctatttttcataagcttaaaaataagccaATCAAAACTGGCCCAAATATTATTCTATTATTGCTTATGAAaaaactatttctataacaaaaggtaaaataaagtcaaactattttgatataagctataagttgttttcataattcATCCTAGAgaacttatataaataagctaaaaaatggTTATAGATGTGTTATAAATTATTTCTATAAGCTCTATCAAATAGTCTCACAAATACTCGTGtcagtagataagttcaaattaataagtcaatccaaatatgCCTGAAATAGACAATCCATATGTTAAATTGCAATTGGATAAGAGTAATAACAGCACACGAGTAACTGTACTTAAGCTTTGTGCATCAACCTGTAAAAAAACAAGTTGTGCGCTTCAACAAACtgttaaaatggtgcaaaagaaaacaaaaatgttgaatattttgataatgTGGTTGGTTGTGGTTGCAGAGTAAAGCtgatgcttttgagtttgcggACCAAATTTTGGAGCGTTGGTATCCTTCTGTCGAAGAGGGCAACGATAAGGGTGTTGTGGTTCTTGTAACAAGTCAGAAAGAAGGAGCAGTTACTGGTGGACCTGCTTTTGTTCAAGCTGTAGGAGAAAAGATCCTTGACGCTACCGTTTCAGAGAATCTTCCAGGTACTTCCTTATGGCTAGTGGATGTGGATTCTTTGCTGTTTTTCTCTGGCTTGTTGGGAAGAGAATGACACTGTTTTTATCACATAAAAACTTTTCATGATTGTGGTTTTTACTCTTCAACATAGTTGTAGAAGTGATACCGATCTTAATCATGATTGTGATTCTCGTTGTTACTTCCTACCATTTGATAATCTATTACCTGATGATTTCAAAGTAGTTTTCTTCACCGACAAGTATCAAATATGACAAGCAAGTGTGAATTGGTGACTGGTTTTTGTATGCAGTATTGGCTACGGATGAGAAGTACAATGAAGCGATTTACAGCACAGCTAAACGACTAGTTGCTGCCATTGACGGACTTCCAGATCCGGGTGGTCCCTCAGTTAAAGACGACAAACGCGAGTCTAACTACAAAACAAAGCAAGAGACGGAAGACAAGCGTGGACAATTCTCTCTTGTAGTTGGAGGTTTGTTGGTTGTTGCATTTGTTGTTCCTATGTTACAATACTTTGCTTATGTAGCCAAAGAATAAGAGAATGAATGATGGTTATGAAACTAGATATGTCTTCCAAATTATCACTCTTTGAATTCAGATGTATAATGCACAGTTGTATCTGAGCTCATGTTAAAATTGAGTTTAAGAAAAATGACAAATAAGAACAAAGTTTTTTTGGCTTGTAAATGTAATTccaaatatatttgttgaacTATTTTTACATGCCAATTTTTATGCACTAAGATGCAGACATTTATCAATTGTCCAAACATAAAAGCATTTGCAAAAGAAACAAGTTTATGTTATTACACAAACTGTGTCATACAACTCTAATCAAGTATAAGAACTAATTTTCAACTTAAGTATTCAAGATATATTTTGATAGGTGTTAGGGTAAGAAAGAAAATTCGAGATGCCTAAATAGAGACCATGGTGTTATTTCAtaattaagaagaagaagaagaaactatATGTAATATTTTTCATGCTTTATCTCATTTCGCTTGCATCATATATACGGGGTGTAATTGGACTGGTTTGGATCAATTTTTGGTGAATTCAATGTCCGAACCAATGAACTCTCGATTGGTTCGCTTTGGTTCGGTTTTTGatataatttgaaaataaaatgatataatttaatgtaatcatGTGTGTCAGTGTCAGATATCGACATGGTATCTGACCTCATAACACATTTAATCCGAAAAATGTTTATGCTTCATAGATAGTGAGTTTGTTGAGCCATTCGCCATGCCTGCATTATCAAAAATAGTCAATCAGAGACAAAGCAGCAATGGAGACAAAGCAACAACATGTGTCTTGtatgtttggttaaaaaaaaatagtaaaacgATTTACATTGACATTTGCACTGCCCAATGTCATATTGCACCGTCCAATATTAGTATGTGAGCTGGATGCACACTTACCACACAAATTATTGATACTGATATATCTTCTTTAAAAGTGATActgattttgataaaaaaaaaaaaaaaagtggcacTATATATCTTAGCTTCTCTAAAAGTGATACTGATATCTCTTCTTTTATTTGGTTGCAAACATGAATTGGACTTCAACCTTTCTGTGTGATGTCTGCTTGATCAGATCCTTATGGTAGTTTTAAGAGCTTTTCCATCCTCATTTGTTCAAAAGTAACCATGGATTTTCATTGGCTAGTGCTAAAACTTTGACACTACAATCTACTACAATGTTAAATAATGTTTATAAACAAGTGCTTCTATTAATCAAATTTTTCTTAAATCACATTTGTTTATAAGAGCTTGAATGTCATTCAAGGTTACAATCAACTATTGGTTGCAAATTGCAATACAGCatataaagaataaaatttcTGTAACAATAAGTAGACTGGATTAGAACTTGAGCAAGAGAATGAATGACATCTTTTATAACAAATGAGTTTTGGAGTAGTTTCCGGTAAGAATTTGTGATGCAACATATTGATTTGCAGCCTCGGTGTAATGAGTCCCGTCCCAACTTACATACACACTACTATCATTACAACCTTTTGCTGTAATTGTGGTTCCATTGCTCAAGGTCTTTGTTAGTCCACAAGAAACGCGACTGTCACAGTTCAATGGCGGACCTCCGTATCCACAACAAGCCATAATAGGTTGTTTAAA from Trifolium pratense cultivar HEN17-A07 linkage group LG1, ARS_RC_1.1, whole genome shotgun sequence includes these protein-coding regions:
- the LOC123889045 gene encoding uncharacterized protein LOC123889045, with amino-acid sequence MIIVSPIHHVLPFMALLNLGGTANSKSFISFTSKPIICNLNNNLTSKRNLILQTSLLSIAISLTPPPALSSPQLSSSSSSSSSPKSILSSIENTTSWYRFFGNGFAIRVPPEFQDVMEPEDFSAGMSLYGDRAKEKEVVARFVSSDGLAVLNVITRPSSQLKITFLEAQDITGLGSLKEAAKLFIPGGSKVYSARSIKIKEESGFRTYYFYEFGRDDLHLALMAGARGGKVVIAGATAPQSKWDTDGVKLRSAAISLTIL
- the LOC123888304 gene encoding UPF0603 protein At1g54780, chloroplastic; its protein translation is MGTLSPNSLSPLLNIKPSPSLQPKSNSLVCYKPIVSSLKKNQTLSLKSPSLPSSTAWFTHAQQGLAALAITLALNFSPVMLSGDALASEFDVINEGPPKDSYVVDDAGVLSRVTRSDLKRLLTDLESRKKFHINFITLRKLTSKADAFEFADQILERWYPSVEEGNDKGVVVLVTSQKEGAVTGGPAFVQAVGEKILDATVSENLPVLATDEKYNEAIYSTAKRLVAAIDGLPDPGGPSVKDDKRESNYKTKQETEDKRGQFSLVVGGLLVVAFVVPMLQYFAYVAKE